A portion of the Bactrocera neohumeralis isolate Rockhampton chromosome 2, APGP_CSIRO_Bneo_wtdbg2-racon-allhic-juicebox.fasta_v2, whole genome shotgun sequence genome contains these proteins:
- the LOC126762367 gene encoding U-Kazal-Dg21.2-like isoform X2, translating into MHLKYLWFIYIILSLAPAAVAQIVPCPLKYQCHTKEEPVWGSENRRCHIFLNKCFLANENCERMNNHLSMLRLENQTVCQQKCHQSCPDIIAPVCAIYRGFLETFSNQCVLDKQACKTGKRDCDAIYSLDEKKVL; encoded by the exons AtgcatttgaaatatttgtggtttatttacataattctAAGCCTTGCTCCTGCTGCCGTTGCTCAAATAGTACCATGCCCACTGAAATACCAGTGTCACACAAAGGAAGAGCCGGTTTGGGGAAGCGAAAATCGAAGATGTCACATTTTCCTTAATAAATGTTTCCTGGCAAATGAAAACTGTGAACGCATGAATAATCATCTGTCAA tgcTTAGGCTAGAAAATCAGACAGTTTGCCAACAAAAGTGTCATCAATCGTGTCCGGACATAATTGCGCCCGTGTGCGCCATCTACAGGGGATTCCTGGAAACCTTCTCAAACCAATGTGTTCTGGATAAGCAAGCTTGTAAAACGGGAAAGC GCGACTGTGATGCTATTTACTCACTTGACGAAAAGAAAGTTTTGTAG
- the LOC126762367 gene encoding U-Kazal-Dg21.2-like isoform X1: MHLKYLWFIYIILSLAPAAVAQIVPCPLKYQCHTKEEPVWGSENRRCHIFLNKCFLANENCERMNNHLSMLRLENQTVCQQKCHQSCPDIIAPVCAIYRGFLETFSNQCVLDKQACKTGKPWHYLFAGDCDAIYSLDEKKVL, translated from the exons AtgcatttgaaatatttgtggtttatttacataattctAAGCCTTGCTCCTGCTGCCGTTGCTCAAATAGTACCATGCCCACTGAAATACCAGTGTCACACAAAGGAAGAGCCGGTTTGGGGAAGCGAAAATCGAAGATGTCACATTTTCCTTAATAAATGTTTCCTGGCAAATGAAAACTGTGAACGCATGAATAATCATCTGTCAA tgcTTAGGCTAGAAAATCAGACAGTTTGCCAACAAAAGTGTCATCAATCGTGTCCGGACATAATTGCGCCCGTGTGCGCCATCTACAGGGGATTCCTGGAAACCTTCTCAAACCAATGTGTTCTGGATAAGCAAGCTTGTAAAACGGGAAAGC CCTGGCATTATCTTTTTGCAGGCGACTGTGATGCTATTTACTCACTTGACGAAAAGAAAGTTTTGTAG